The Primulina tabacum isolate GXHZ01 chromosome 16, ASM2559414v2, whole genome shotgun sequence genome window below encodes:
- the LOC142528442 gene encoding uncharacterized protein LOC142528442 — protein MIGYEPNNDELMAMDLDIVEEKRIRAAIQMVAYQKRMARAYNKSVCPWSFKMRDLLMRKIQFQGETEKLDPKYERPYKVIRKAGIATYYLDDAEGKKAKRPWNIQYLKRYYP, from the coding sequence ATGAACCAAATAATGATGAACTGATGGCCATGGATTTGGATATAGTGGAAGAGAAGAGAATTCGAGCAGCTATTCAGATGGTTGCTTATCAGAAGAGGATGGCCCGAGCATACAATAAAAGTGTGTGTCCCTGGTCCTTCAAAATGAGAGATCTGCTCATGCGAAAAATCCAATTTCAGGGAGAAACAGAAAAGTTAGACCCGAAGTATGAAAGGCCCTACAAAGTTATTCGAAAAGCAGGAATTGCTACTTACTACTTGGATGATGCCGAAGGAAAGAAGGCCAAGCGTCCATGGAACATCCAGTACTTGAAGAGATACTATCCTTAG